The region catATATTATTCAAAGAATATTTCTTAGGGATCATGAAtgcttgtttcattttcaaattattattattaattattataaatattatttcgTTTGCCGGTAATGAATTTATTGTGAACTTCGAGCGTTTTGTGCTGGGTGTACATTATTTAGTGTATTTATCAGCACTTCTTATTCTAAGTATTATAGAATAAATGTCAAAAGGTATGTTGTTTATTGCAAGGACAAGCTGAATGAATCAAATTAAACAGCTGTCATTTTAGGACGAAATATATGTCTTTCTGAGgcattttattgttattattgttgtatttTGCTTTCAACACACATTACTTTACATTCCTTTACAACCATTTCTGAGACACGAGTTTCCATCTTCCAACGATCCTTCACTGCTTTGAAGGTAGCTTGCGAGAAGACTTGCCTCGCTGTTCAATGTTTTCCGGAGCCTTGTCCAATAATTTAGATCGTGTAATCACTCGCAAATGCTAGTACAAAATCAGTACTTCCTTTCATTTCGTTTTGGTCCGGCGAGAGGTGGGTCCCCAACTCTAGTGCACGGTGCTGGTGTGCCGATACTCTTCGGACCTGTTCGTTGGACAAACCACTTGAACTTTACTTGGCCTGGTTCTTTGGAAGGCTAATGAAGGTTAACCGAAGGGTGAATCGGCTTTTTCTCGGTATGCCATTTTTGTTACATCGCTAACCCAGTGTCATTAACGAGTTAAATACTCGGGCCTTTAAAGAGCCTTTCTAGTTCACCCAATTAGGTGAGTAAGGGACTTGACACTCAAGATGGGGCTATTCACGTAAGACGATGGATGCGCCTGCACGCAGCACAGGCTTGAGGAGGTCCACGTCTTTGTTGAGCAACGATTTATGCATTAGACATTTGAAACCCCCGCACAcccccattcgggcttgagagaggcattcattttttatgcAAGTGAAAGTGAGTGAAGTCCCCGGTTCCCGGGGACAAAAGTGAGTGGTGCATTCCCCGCCCCTACTTTCAACACATGGTACTCcctttgtaaaacaacttattattGCCAAGCGTAACGCTCTGGTTAAAAAACACTGTTTGCAGCCATGAAATAAACTGATTGATCTTTGAGCGGCCAGCAAATAACCCGGTGGGGGATGTGAAGACCGTGACTTCAAGCGAGTTCCCCGCCTACCAGGGAACCAAAATGAAGTGTATATGAGTTGAAAGTCCCCGCAATCCCCCGCTTAGGCCTGACTGGTGGGGATGGGGGGTgcgggggtttcaaatgactggagCATTAGAAGGCTTGTGCTTGGCACACGACTGAAAGATTTCATGATGCTCAGTACTGTTGATCATCATGGTTTgctgcagcaactttatttccatttttgttcattttaaaTAGACTTTATTCTCTAAAATTGTAAGACATAACGTGAAGTAAGACTCTGCGCTAGACTTCATCACGCACGAAATACAGTCTCGGGCAACCTAATCTTCAAAATTTGCCGGGAGAGCATGCCCTTAGACACGCGCCGCCGACGCTTGTTTGGTCTGTCTCCTCCTCACCCAAAGAGAAACTATCTTTTTAGTGAACGTTTTGATAGCGTTTTGAGAAGTTTACCCGCGCCCGCGATGTCTGGGAagccaagatggcggatggagtcaatttgataaaaacagaaattatCTCTTCGAGTGACAGGGAATACCTGACAGAATGGCCTCCTGTGAACGAAATTTGTGAATTGGAGAGTTGTGTGAAAAGGAAGCGACCGAGAATAAATCGAGAAGAATCAGCTAGAGAAGATAACTCCTGTATTGCTCAGTTTGTTTCGCGCGAAGATGATCATGAAAGTCGTACTTTGTGGGCTCGGCCTGCCTTGGCAAGATGGTGGAGGAGACGACAGAAGGAAAGGAGTGAACATGATTTCGCAAAACTCCCAAAATCAAGTAATCCAAATACACTGCTTCGGTTTGTTGCTGGGTTCGTATTTACAGTTTTTTTGTGACTCGACCCAGTCTCCCTTGGAATTTGAAATACTCGCTCTTGCATTgttcaacaaaaaacaaaacatttacaGAACTGCTATAAAACAGTTTAACAGTGTTAGGTCGTGTAACATACATGAGATTTATGATTGGAAgaatgtttttaaatttctaaaACACTTTATTGTGGAGTGTTCATGCACCAATAACTTTCAGAGTGATTGTTTTGCGACAGTGTGGGTTATGTGAATGAGGAGAAAAGGGCACAACCTTTTGGAAATACTCTTCCtatttttattcagttttggaattatatgaaataatttgaattgATACCAGTCTCCCAATAATGAATTGTTACAGTCAGAAAGACACAAACAGGTGCTTGTTCTACcaaaattataatattatttctgGTGTTAGGTGATTTGAGGCAGCCTTTCCACAAAGATATCAATCAAACTTGTGCAAATGATAATGGAAACATGTTTTACCTATATTTAGGATGTATTTTAATCAAATGGAGAATAAAAGTTGGCATTTTTTTACAGTCTCCCTGAAGGAAAAGCATTCCTTAGATGGGGGATCAGTACTTTAAAGGACAAAATAGCTTTGGAACCTGAAAATGCTGCGCTGCATGCATCATTAGCATCATATCATGACTTGCTGCAAGACACTTGTTCTGCTTTGGATTGTCTCAAGATTGCCACCAAGTTGGATCCACAAGATAAGAACACATTGTGGCTATATTTAAAGGTGCAACGATCTAAATTCCTTGAAGAGAAAAGAACTTTCATGGAGGAGAGACTGGTAAAATGCTACCCTCTTAAGCATGCGATGCCTGTGCAAATAAAGGTGAGTTTTTGCCTGCaacaaattaattccaaagaTAATTTGCAGTTGTTATCACTTTTCAAAAAagcttctcaaactcattaataattattattcatgcaGTCAAAAGCCAATAGATGACCTCCATTTGGGTCAGGTGGATGAATCTTGATACCCAAATGAAACACCACCAGGTTTTCATCTGAGATGAAACATGTTTTTCATCTGAGATCAAACATTTcttattgtttcatttgagaAGACATGTCAAAAACTCGGGCTTTGTGCTTCATCAcgggttccaaacacctcaAAACAGACGAAAGCACTCGGCCTgcggcctcgtgctttcatctgtttcttgGTGTTTGGAACCTGTGATGAAgcactcgccctcgtttttgacattttactTCAAAACTTGAAGGACATGTTGTAAACtagtattattttaataaggACTCCGGTCTTCCCATCACTATTTAACTTTTGATTAATTCTTTATGGTTTATAACAAATTTGTTGTTCCATTATTTATTGTATATCATTTTTCAGGTAAGTCGTCGCCATTACAGTGGATTAAGTTACAAGGAGTTCCTACAAGAGTTCTGTATCCCTGGCATTCCTTTGATCATCACTGGATTGGTTGAGAAACTCACCTCTGTTCCTTGGACTTTCCAGCACATAAAAAGGGTAATTTAGAAGGCTCTGCAGCCCAAATTTTTCCTCTTACTAAAAGAAACCatataaacaattttttgggAATGGCTCTCAAAGGTTCCAGCATCTTTGGGAAAGGCAAAGTTGTTGCTCCAGTTTTGCACAGATTTGACCATGGATGTGCAATGTAGCTGCCTAGTGAGATTCAGGTTGCTATGCATAGGTATCGCAACGGTGTTAATAGTATCCCTTGAGCCAAAGAACTTCATTTGCTACTAAGTGATTATGGCATTGGTCATGATTCACATCAGAGAGACACTTTAttactttaaaaattttgttttattttgtatgtttaattttatgaagaaaaatgcaacCCAACCCTAAGGGTTTAACAGGCACACGACATGCATacaacagttttcaaatgactgtggaaaaaccaaagaaaaaattgctatttgtaattaatattattattgcagtgCCAATCAAAAGAGCTGAGCTAGCTTCCATTTTCAGCCAAGCGTGAACCGATGGAATTCATGGAGTAATTTACTTGATGTTACAAACCAACGAGGagcaaaagtaaaaccaaTCGCATAGTTACTATGAAAATGAGATTGCACaacacaaaccaaaaccacTACCATGCTTGAATTCACAAGTCAATTTTAGTTgctaatagaccattttacagttgtgtgcttagttgcctggcctttgaatgaaagtgaggctggaattgaccttgttttgatagaaaccttactgcttttcatatgcaaattcttACTAAtaagcatgagaacagcatcattaacatgagaaaagcagggaggtttctatcaaagcaaggtcacctccagcctcactttcattcaaaggccaggcaactaagcaagaaactgtaaaatggtctattacaCCAGCATCAatatcttatttttttctaattgtGGAGTGATAATTCACCACTTTTCACAGCCTTTGAAAAAACCAACTGAAACCAAGAGCAAAGCAAGCCCATCATTACTTttgatagtcatttgaaaactccTCTGTCATTATAAGTTTTGTTGATTGTAGAGAATGTCAAGTTTTTGGCTCATTGTAAGAACCTGTCTAACTGACAGATgatgcaaaacaaagaaaacaaaagaggcCATTACAAATAACCCCTAAAAACCTCAACAAGAGCTAACAtaccaaagaaaaattattacaggTTCTTTCACCAAGGTAAACCCAAGTTTTAAACCCTCTGCACACTCTAACGGGTAACTCATTAAGACTGttcacaaaaatgtttttgaaactACATCTgataatttcaaaagaaaatgttttcacagTTTTCAATGTTACAAAACGTCGCTGGATACGTTTTTCAATAACAGTTATCAAAGAGGCCGTCTTTAAAAAAATCGCTACTGTCACACGCTGAGACCTTCTAGTTCAGCTCACGCAAGTGGGGAAAAAGTCACGCAAGGGTAAATGTTACAAACTAGAGCTTTTTCTTGTCTAGTGAACAGGCCTCATGGTGCCATCGGCGTAAAGCGACCCATTCGCCAAAAAGGTACAACAACGTCGAGAAGAATAGCGCACAGGCGAAGAAAGCCCCAATGAAGGGCCAACTCATATTTTCCAGGAATGGATACACCCAAATATCGCTTGAAAATGCAATCCACAAAACCCAACTCATGTAAGCCACTCCAAATGCCAAGACGGATAGCAATCCTTTCGTTCTCGGCGGATACTTGTGTTCAATAAGCCACAACTCGAACATTGCAGTTACAAATGGAAAGCTGTGCATGTAATGGTTCAACCAATCGGGAATGAATTTCGCTTCTTCGGGAGTTTGACAAGAATATGGATCCGCAGCGTACAAGCCCCAGAACAAGATACTAACTGTCAAGCCAATAGGTAACACGAAACAAGCGAAGGTAAAATCGCAAACAGACGAGAAAATTTCGTTCTTTCGCTTCTTTAGCAGCTCGAAAAATCCCGTGACAGCGGCCATGTTAAAGTAAATAAACTGCAACAGCATGTTTATAAATGTTAAGAACTTGAATCTTCCTCCGTAAGTTCGATGACTTTCCAAATTTATTTGTGAGACATGATACGTCAATCCAATTAAATGCACCAAGAAACAGACATAGTGAAAAATAACGCGACCACATTCACCTGTCATCTTCGATGATGATTTAGGCCGGACGCGAAGGGTGATCAAGTGTGTCAcgtgatatttttctttaaaattccTACCGTGGTCTATCAAAGCAGTGTTCATGGAATGAAGCTTCTAAGAAATTATGTAGGGGAGCTTAAGCGGAAGTCAGCTGTTTTCCTCTTTAACCTGTCGTCAcattaccacatttatattgttaagaATCTCTTTGCTTGTAGAGAcgtttaatttaaaaatctgAAAGAGACCATtgtcctggca is a window of Acropora palmata chromosome 11, jaAcrPala1.3, whole genome shotgun sequence DNA encoding:
- the LOC141897316 gene encoding androgen-induced gene 1 protein-like produces the protein MNTALIDHGRNFKEKYHVTHLITLRVRPKSSSKMTGECGRVIFHYVCFLVHLIGLTYHVSQINLESHRTYGGRFKFLTFINMLLQFIYFNMAAVTGFFELLKKRKNEIFSSVCDFTFACFVLPIGLTVSILFWGLYAADPYSCQTPEEAKFIPDWLNHYMHSFPFVTAMFELWLIEHKYPPRTKGLLSVLAFGVAYMSWVLWIAFSSDIWVYPFLENMSWPFIGAFFACALFFSTLLYLFGEWVALRRWHHEACSLDKKKL